One window from the genome of Marinobacter sp. LV10R510-11A encodes:
- a CDS encoding TetR/AcrR family transcriptional regulator: MAYRETEKMRLRKAAARQRIAECAYQCVAEGGFRNAKITRIAQLAGVATGTIYRHYESKEDLFAEIFRLATQREVDKVAEALAVPGNATVRLEKALRQFAKRALSGSVMAWSLIAEPVDPKVEVERLAYRKAYANLFEQAILEGIEEGCIPDHNARQSSTCLVGAIAESLVGPLSPTQSEQATATETDNNDPLVDTIIRFCIQGLTGTRR; this comes from the coding sequence ATGGCTTATCGTGAAACAGAGAAAATGCGCCTGCGCAAAGCGGCGGCGCGCCAGCGAATCGCGGAATGCGCTTATCAATGCGTTGCCGAAGGTGGATTTCGCAATGCAAAAATTACTCGCATTGCACAACTTGCGGGCGTAGCCACGGGAACGATCTATCGCCATTACGAGTCAAAAGAGGACTTGTTTGCCGAAATATTTCGCCTGGCCACACAGCGCGAAGTGGACAAGGTGGCAGAAGCTCTGGCAGTACCGGGAAACGCGACGGTGCGACTGGAAAAAGCATTACGGCAGTTTGCCAAGCGAGCATTGAGCGGCTCTGTAATGGCTTGGTCGCTCATTGCTGAGCCGGTAGACCCAAAAGTGGAAGTGGAACGGCTGGCATACAGAAAAGCCTATGCCAACTTGTTTGAACAAGCGATTTTGGAGGGCATCGAAGAAGGGTGCATTCCGGATCACAACGCACGCCAGAGCAGCACCTGCCTGGTCGGCGCTATCGCGGAAAGCCTGGTCGGCCCGTTGTCACCGACCCAGTCCGAACAGGCAACCGCAACTGAAACTGATAACAACGACCCGCTGGTCGACACCATCATCCGCTTTTGCATACAGGGGTTGACCGGCACGAGGAGGTAG
- a CDS encoding lipase secretion chaperone: MKSVSRLYFAVPVIIAVVIALWLLADSSQDQPASTRAPERAADATPDDTNLAEARQQTPSKLVDGSSGRNIPQGHPSSLVGTSEPSGWAKTDRLGNLIPTDELRQLFEYYLSALGEETLPQLVARIRRALSALEEPAREQALDTLGRYLDYKLALSDLEAAYGDVGASGPSEIERRMAEVHALRRTWMDADTAEAFFADDEAIDRHQLKKLSIDRDKSLTEQQREEALAEAEMALPEPVRQARQETRKFSRYEQARETLDNDPEALRAWRQKEFGVEAAERLESLDTEQKDWSRRWQSYANERDALSASGLAEPERDESLSRLREKYFSESERIRAQALDSIQ, encoded by the coding sequence ATGAAATCTGTCTCCAGACTCTACTTTGCTGTACCTGTGATCATAGCCGTTGTGATTGCACTCTGGCTGCTTGCCGATAGTTCTCAGGATCAACCCGCTTCTACCCGTGCGCCTGAGCGCGCTGCAGATGCAACCCCGGATGACACCAACTTGGCAGAAGCGCGCCAGCAAACGCCTTCAAAACTGGTTGATGGTTCTTCTGGTCGCAATATACCGCAGGGGCACCCCTCATCTTTGGTGGGTACTTCCGAACCGAGTGGATGGGCAAAAACGGATCGTTTGGGCAACTTGATCCCTACCGACGAGTTACGGCAGTTGTTTGAGTACTATCTGTCTGCTCTGGGTGAGGAAACACTGCCGCAACTGGTGGCCAGAATTCGTCGTGCACTCTCCGCACTGGAAGAACCTGCAAGAGAGCAGGCGCTTGATACCCTTGGTCGATACTTGGATTACAAGCTTGCGTTGTCGGATTTGGAGGCAGCTTATGGCGATGTAGGCGCATCAGGGCCGAGTGAGATAGAGCGCCGAATGGCAGAAGTTCACGCGCTGCGTAGAACATGGATGGACGCGGACACAGCCGAGGCCTTTTTTGCCGACGACGAAGCGATAGATCGTCATCAACTTAAAAAGCTGAGCATTGACAGGGACAAGAGCCTCACTGAACAACAGCGCGAAGAAGCCCTTGCTGAGGCCGAAATGGCTTTGCCTGAGCCCGTGCGACAGGCGAGGCAGGAAACTCGCAAATTTTCCCGGTATGAGCAGGCTCGTGAGACGTTGGACAATGATCCTGAGGCTTTGCGCGCTTGGCGCCAGAAAGAGTTTGGCGTAGAGGCCGCCGAAAGGTTGGAGAGCTTGGATACAGAACAAAAGGACTGGAGCCGGCGCTGGCAGTCTTATGCAAATGAGCGTGATGCTCTGAGTGCATCGGGGCTGGCAGAGCCTGAGCGCGATGAGAGCTTGAGCCGGCTGCGTGAGAAGTATTTTAGTGAATCTGAACGTATCCGGGCCCAAGCGCTAGATTCGATTCAGTAG
- the hemB gene encoding porphobilinogen synthase — protein sequence MPLSTPRVFPTTRLRRNRASDFSRRLVKENQLTPDNLIYPVFILEGEGQREPVPSMLGVDRLSIDLLVEQAAELVELGIPAIALFPVVSAEKKNVSGSGAWDADGLAQRAVRALKQAYPELGVITDVALDPFTTHGQDGIIDNDGYVLNDVTVEALVNQALSHADAGADIVAPSDMMDGRVAALREALESAGHVNTRILAYSAKYASGYYGPFRDAVGSAGNLGKGSKETYQMDPANSNEAIQEVMMDLAEGADMVMIKPGMPYLDIVHRVKTELQVPTFVYQVSGEYAMHMAAEQNGWLDGDTVMMESLMSMRRAGADGILTYFAVRAARLMRDQRR from the coding sequence GTGCCGCTATCGACACCCCGTGTTTTCCCCACTACTCGCCTAAGACGCAATCGGGCCAGCGATTTTTCCCGCCGGCTGGTGAAAGAAAACCAGCTGACGCCGGATAACCTGATCTACCCGGTTTTTATCCTTGAAGGGGAAGGGCAGCGTGAGCCGGTGCCATCCATGCTGGGCGTGGATCGTCTGAGTATTGATTTGTTGGTTGAGCAGGCGGCTGAGTTGGTGGAGCTGGGCATTCCCGCAATAGCACTGTTCCCCGTGGTTTCGGCGGAGAAAAAGAACGTGTCTGGCTCCGGTGCTTGGGATGCTGATGGGCTGGCGCAACGTGCCGTCCGGGCACTCAAACAAGCTTACCCTGAGCTCGGAGTAATCACCGATGTGGCACTGGATCCGTTCACCACCCATGGCCAAGATGGCATCATTGATAACGATGGCTATGTTCTGAACGATGTCACCGTAGAAGCGTTGGTGAATCAGGCGCTATCCCACGCAGACGCAGGGGCCGATATCGTTGCACCCTCAGACATGATGGACGGTCGTGTTGCCGCCTTGCGTGAAGCGCTGGAGTCTGCAGGGCATGTAAATACCCGCATACTGGCCTATTCTGCGAAGTATGCATCTGGTTACTATGGGCCTTTCAGAGACGCCGTCGGCTCTGCCGGAAATTTAGGCAAGGGTAGCAAAGAGACCTATCAGATGGATCCGGCCAACAGCAACGAGGCAATCCAAGAAGTGATGATGGATCTGGCCGAGGGCGCCGATATGGTGATGATCAAGCCCGGCATGCCGTATCTGGATATCGTGCACAGAGTGAAAACCGAGTTGCAGGTGCCAACATTTGTGTACCAAGTCAGTGGAGAGTACGCCATGCACATGGCTGCGGAGCAAAATGGCTGGCTTGATGGTGATACGGTAATGATGGAAAGCCTAATGTCCATGCGCCGTGCCGGTGCGGACGGAATTCTGACCTACTTCGCCGTGCGCGCAGCACGCCTGATGCGGGACCAGCGGCGCTGA
- the ppk1 gene encoding polyphosphate kinase 1: MTTEIARNLTADGEQSIPAPMDIPPVGEVANLDASENYFNRELSQLQFNYRVLKQALDTTHPLINRLIFCCIFSSNMDEFFEIRVAGLRQQIKYGRETVGADGIMPEQALSEISRVAHEYIDEQYDILNHVLIPEMEQENIHFVRRREWTPEQAEWVRNYFQDEILPVVSPIGLDPSHPFPRLVNKSLNFIVELDGKDAFGRETGMAIVPAPRSLPRLVRLPDEICNGGENLVFLSSMIHAHTDELFPGMEVKGCYQFRLTRNADLELEDDLEDLASALRGELLSRRFGDGVRLEVADNCPQELVQFLLTEFGLAGKDLYQVNGPVNLTRLMAVTGLVDRSDLTYSGFSPTIPKQIRSRETIFDAIRNRPILLHHPFQNFSPVVDLMRQAAKDPQVLAIRQTLYRTGADSEIVEALAEAARRGKEVTAVVELRARFSEAENLELASRLQEAGVVVVYGVVGYKTHAKMILIVRREEGRLRRYVHLGTGNYHAVNARLYTDYSYMTCDESIGDDVNKLFQQLTGMGKALKIKKLFHAPFTLHKRLLSLIEREAALGDKGHIIIKINALTENQLIKALYRASQAGAEVELIVRGICSIRPGVPGLSDNIRVRSIVGRFLEHTRVYYFGNGGKPEVYCSSADCMERNLLSRIETAFPIEDPELIARVREDLDTYLADNCQSWMLQPDGSYIQNQPAEGVERVASQLVLLERLTGKS, from the coding sequence ATGACAACGGAAATCGCCAGGAATCTGACAGCGGACGGGGAGCAGAGCATACCTGCACCAATGGATATTCCGCCGGTGGGTGAAGTGGCTAATCTGGACGCTAGTGAAAACTACTTCAACCGTGAACTGAGCCAGCTTCAGTTCAATTACCGGGTACTGAAGCAAGCGCTCGATACCACCCATCCGTTGATTAACCGGCTGATTTTCTGCTGTATTTTCAGCAGTAACATGGATGAATTCTTTGAAATACGGGTGGCTGGCCTGCGCCAGCAGATAAAGTACGGCCGAGAGACTGTGGGTGCTGACGGCATCATGCCCGAACAGGCGCTGAGTGAAATCAGCCGTGTTGCCCATGAGTATATTGATGAGCAATACGACATCCTGAACCATGTCCTGATCCCGGAGATGGAACAAGAGAATATTCACTTCGTACGACGCAGGGAGTGGACACCGGAGCAAGCGGAGTGGGTGCGTAATTATTTTCAGGATGAAATTCTGCCGGTGGTCAGCCCCATCGGGCTGGATCCGTCACACCCGTTTCCGCGCCTAGTGAACAAAAGCCTTAACTTTATTGTTGAACTGGACGGCAAGGATGCCTTTGGTCGTGAGACCGGCATGGCCATAGTGCCTGCTCCGCGCTCACTGCCAAGACTGGTGCGCCTGCCGGATGAGATCTGCAACGGCGGGGAGAATCTGGTTTTCCTGTCGTCGATGATTCACGCCCATACGGATGAGCTGTTTCCGGGCATGGAGGTCAAGGGCTGTTATCAGTTCCGGCTCACACGCAACGCCGATCTGGAGCTGGAAGACGACCTTGAAGATTTAGCATCCGCCCTGCGTGGTGAATTGCTCAGCCGCCGGTTTGGCGACGGTGTGCGGCTGGAAGTGGCAGACAACTGCCCGCAGGAGCTTGTACAGTTTTTGCTGACGGAATTCGGCTTGGCGGGAAAAGATCTGTATCAGGTCAACGGGCCAGTGAACCTCACCCGGTTAATGGCCGTTACCGGCCTTGTGGATCGCTCTGATCTGACTTATTCGGGCTTCTCGCCCACCATACCCAAGCAGATCCGCAGTAGAGAAACCATATTCGACGCCATCCGCAACCGACCGATCCTGCTGCACCATCCTTTCCAGAACTTCAGCCCCGTTGTTGATTTGATGCGCCAAGCCGCGAAGGATCCGCAGGTTCTGGCGATCCGACAAACCCTGTATCGTACCGGTGCCGATTCGGAAATTGTTGAAGCCTTGGCAGAAGCGGCTCGGCGTGGCAAAGAGGTAACCGCCGTTGTTGAGCTGAGGGCACGATTCAGCGAAGCTGAGAACCTGGAGCTGGCGAGCCGATTGCAAGAAGCCGGTGTAGTCGTGGTTTACGGCGTTGTGGGGTACAAAACCCACGCCAAGATGATCTTGATTGTGCGCCGTGAGGAAGGTCGACTGCGCCGCTATGTGCACTTGGGAACCGGCAACTATCATGCGGTCAACGCGCGCCTTTATACTGATTACAGCTATATGACCTGTGACGAGTCCATTGGGGACGATGTTAACAAGCTGTTCCAGCAGTTAACCGGCATGGGCAAGGCCCTGAAGATCAAAAAACTGTTCCATGCGCCGTTTACGCTCCACAAAAGATTGCTTAGCCTGATTGAACGTGAGGCTGCTCTGGGTGACAAAGGTCACATCATTATTAAGATCAATGCGCTGACTGAAAATCAGCTCATAAAGGCTCTGTACCGGGCTTCCCAGGCGGGCGCAGAAGTGGAACTGATTGTTCGTGGCATATGCAGCATCAGGCCCGGGGTGCCGGGGCTTTCGGATAACATTCGGGTGCGATCCATTGTGGGGCGCTTCCTGGAGCATACCCGGGTTTACTATTTCGGCAATGGTGGCAAGCCCGAGGTTTACTGTTCAAGCGCAGACTGCATGGAGCGTAACCTGCTGAGCCGGATTGAGACGGCGTTTCCGATTGAAGATCCGGAGCTGATAGCGCGGGTGCGCGAAGATCTGGATACTTACCTTGCGGACAATTGCCAGTCTTGGATGCTGCAGCCGGATGGCAGTTATATTCAGAATCAGCCGGCAGAAGGCGTAGAACGTGTGGCATCGCAACTGGTTTTGCTAGAGCGCCTGACTGGCAAATCCTGA
- a CDS encoding DUF945 family protein, with translation MNKKWIIAGVGVLVVAGAMPWAVGYVTEQQWQQVTRELNLSQPFVQMQTADYRRGFFGADLDGTVTVVNPEDGETHRIKYRGSVTHGVAGSFMEFVPVEGWAPEGADWFQERPRLTLETRLWGTAALELEAPAMAINSPKSGESLRTSGGVARLEISNAGSHVEALLVWPQLSLSGPDMNIRINDFRVEQSMSHLNGDVWTGTMEASVASVALTSPESPPITLEDLLARSSTEANDDGQRLNSRLSIEVGQVRFEEQAYGPHKLAFALEDLDVASWSMLTTSMAELQGMKLAPDAGSREAFEQQMAAMQQVNTAMRNLAAAGFSIGFPELTLDTPEGAVTGNAVIAHPELTEDKKAEMLMVMQQLTGEMNLSVPMVLVEDYPLVRMQLAPLVKQGLLVPEGDRLVLAAKLNDMVVDVNGQEIPLPPLF, from the coding sequence TTGAATAAAAAGTGGATAATTGCCGGCGTCGGTGTATTGGTTGTTGCCGGCGCAATGCCTTGGGCAGTGGGATACGTAACAGAGCAACAGTGGCAACAAGTCACCCGTGAACTGAATCTTTCGCAGCCGTTTGTGCAAATGCAAACAGCAGACTATCGCCGGGGCTTTTTTGGCGCGGATTTGGATGGCACTGTAACGGTGGTAAATCCCGAAGACGGTGAAACCCACCGGATTAAGTATCGCGGCAGTGTGACTCATGGGGTTGCCGGCAGCTTTATGGAATTTGTGCCGGTTGAAGGTTGGGCACCTGAAGGCGCTGACTGGTTTCAGGAGCGACCAAGGCTGACTCTGGAAACGCGCCTTTGGGGCACAGCTGCGCTTGAGCTGGAAGCTCCGGCCATGGCCATCAATAGCCCGAAAAGCGGTGAGTCTCTTAGAACCAGTGGCGGTGTTGCCCGACTCGAAATCAGTAACGCGGGCTCCCACGTTGAAGCGCTTTTAGTCTGGCCTCAGTTGAGTCTCTCGGGGCCGGATATGAACATTCGCATCAATGATTTCCGTGTTGAGCAGAGTATGTCTCACCTGAACGGCGATGTCTGGACTGGAACCATGGAGGCATCGGTTGCGTCTGTTGCGTTGACGTCCCCCGAGTCGCCCCCGATAACACTAGAGGATCTGCTGGCGCGCAGTAGTACCGAGGCAAATGACGACGGGCAGCGCCTGAACTCACGGTTATCGATTGAGGTGGGGCAAGTCAGATTTGAAGAGCAGGCCTATGGCCCACATAAACTGGCGTTTGCCTTGGAAGATCTGGATGTTGCGAGCTGGAGCATGCTGACAACCAGTATGGCCGAGCTCCAGGGCATGAAGCTGGCGCCGGATGCCGGCAGCCGTGAGGCGTTTGAGCAGCAGATGGCGGCTATGCAACAAGTTAATACTGCTATGCGTAACCTTGCAGCGGCAGGTTTTTCGATCGGGTTTCCGGAGTTGACCCTGGATACGCCTGAAGGTGCGGTGACTGGTAACGCAGTGATTGCTCATCCGGAACTTACGGAGGATAAGAAAGCGGAGATGCTGATGGTTATGCAGCAGTTAACCGGCGAAATGAATTTGAGTGTGCCTATGGTGCTGGTGGAGGACTATCCCCTTGTGCGCATGCAGTTGGCGCCTTTGGTTAAGCAAGGGCTGCTGGTGCCTGAGGGAGACCGGCTAGTGCTGGCAGCGAAACTGAACGATATGGTGGTTGACGTTAACGGTCAGGAAATTCCATTGCCGCCTTTGTTCTAA
- the coaD gene encoding pantetheine-phosphate adenylyltransferase yields the protein MPKVIYPGTFDPITNGHTDLIERASRLFDEVVVAVAYNSKKKPLLNLEERCELVRQATTHIPNVSVTGFSYLLADFVRDQGATVILRGLRAVSDFEYEFQLADMNRRLAPELESVFLTPSNHLSYISSSLIREIASLGGDVSEFVDPVVEAALKNKFSQA from the coding sequence ATGCCTAAAGTCATTTACCCGGGCACCTTTGACCCCATCACCAACGGCCATACGGATCTCATTGAGCGGGCCAGTCGGCTGTTTGATGAGGTTGTTGTTGCGGTCGCCTACAACTCAAAGAAGAAGCCATTGTTGAATCTGGAGGAGCGCTGCGAGCTGGTTCGACAGGCAACGACTCATATTCCCAACGTCAGCGTGACCGGTTTCAGCTATCTGCTCGCCGATTTTGTCCGTGACCAAGGCGCTACGGTGATTCTCCGTGGCCTGCGGGCAGTTTCCGATTTTGAGTATGAATTTCAGCTTGCAGACATGAACCGTCGCCTAGCGCCGGAACTGGAAAGCGTGTTTCTAACGCCTTCCAATCACCTTTCCTACATTTCCTCAAGCCTGATCCGAGAAATCGCCTCTCTGGGGGGAGACGTGTCAGAGTTCGTTGATCCAGTTGTAGAGGCCGCACTGAAAAATAAATTCAGCCAAGCCTGA
- a CDS encoding GMC family oxidoreductase: MSSKDRIAQGLESGWKVTDGATLTENLTVEADVVIVGTGAGGGTTAEILAKSGLSVILVEEGRLYYQKDFKMDELTSYANLYQEGMSRVTKDGAISILQGRCVGGSTTVNWTSSFRTPDATLNYWSKRFGLEALTPEAMAPWFNGRETRHSMSPWEMDPNLNNDVLRQGCEKLGFSWQVIPRNVKGCWNLGYCGVGCPTNAKQGALMTTIPGALDNNARMFHGLRADRLVMNQDRIETLQATAMASDGITPTGITVTLKAKHFVVAASAIGSPGLLLRSKLPDPYERVGKRSFIHPVNASVAQMPKRVDPFYGAPQSIYSDEFNFRNGVDGDAGYKLEVPPLHPAMAAGVVPGHGDSQAENLAGLPWMQSVIALLRDGFHEDSPGGTVSLRDDGSPVLDYPITDYLWKGLRHAFYTMAEIQFAAGADRVRLMHLDSDWYSSWAEAKSAIDGFSMEPHRVRLFTAHQMGGCAMGNNPQESVVNGFGEHHHVSNLSVHDASVFPTSIGANPQLSVYALAARNSTRLAQRLQK; the protein is encoded by the coding sequence ATGTCGTCCAAAGATCGTATAGCCCAAGGCCTGGAATCCGGGTGGAAAGTCACTGATGGCGCTACCCTTACCGAAAACCTTACGGTAGAAGCCGACGTCGTTATCGTCGGCACAGGTGCCGGCGGCGGCACAACAGCCGAAATTCTCGCCAAGAGCGGCCTCTCCGTTATCTTGGTAGAAGAAGGCCGTCTGTATTATCAAAAAGATTTTAAAATGGACGAGCTCACGTCCTACGCCAACCTCTATCAAGAGGGTATGAGCCGCGTCACCAAAGATGGTGCTATTTCGATCTTGCAGGGGCGCTGCGTAGGTGGCTCAACCACGGTTAACTGGACCAGCAGCTTCCGAACACCAGATGCAACCCTCAACTACTGGAGTAAGCGCTTTGGGCTCGAAGCTCTGACCCCAGAGGCCATGGCACCCTGGTTTAACGGCCGTGAAACCCGCCATTCCATGTCGCCGTGGGAGATGGATCCAAATCTCAATAACGATGTGTTGCGCCAGGGTTGCGAGAAGCTTGGCTTTAGCTGGCAGGTTATCCCCCGCAACGTAAAGGGCTGCTGGAACCTCGGATACTGTGGTGTGGGCTGCCCAACCAACGCCAAACAGGGCGCGCTAATGACCACCATTCCCGGCGCGCTGGATAATAACGCCCGGATGTTCCATGGCCTGCGCGCCGATCGGCTGGTTATGAACCAGGATCGAATTGAAACCCTGCAGGCGACCGCCATGGCCAGCGATGGTATTACACCCACCGGCATTACAGTAACGCTGAAAGCAAAGCACTTTGTGGTTGCTGCCAGTGCTATAGGTTCGCCCGGCTTATTGCTGCGCTCTAAATTGCCCGACCCTTACGAACGGGTAGGCAAGCGTTCGTTTATTCACCCGGTGAACGCCAGTGTTGCGCAAATGCCAAAGCGAGTGGATCCATTCTATGGCGCACCACAGTCCATATATTCCGACGAGTTCAACTTCCGCAACGGTGTAGATGGCGACGCGGGTTACAAGTTGGAAGTACCTCCGCTGCATCCGGCCATGGCGGCCGGTGTTGTTCCAGGACATGGCGACTCACAGGCGGAAAACTTGGCCGGCCTGCCCTGGATGCAATCTGTTATCGCCCTGTTGCGAGATGGCTTTCATGAGGACAGCCCCGGCGGCACCGTGTCACTTCGCGACGACGGCAGCCCAGTGCTTGATTACCCGATCACCGATTATCTTTGGAAAGGCCTGCGTCATGCTTTTTACACCATGGCTGAAATTCAGTTTGCGGCCGGCGCTGACCGAGTTCGCCTGATGCACCTAGACTCTGATTGGTATTCCAGCTGGGCCGAAGCCAAATCTGCAATTGATGGCTTCTCCATGGAACCCCACCGAGTTCGCCTGTTCACAGCACACCAAATGGGCGGCTGCGCCATGGGGAACAACCCGCAAGAATCGGTGGTCAACGGTTTTGGCGAGCATCATCACGTTAGTAATCTCAGCGTGCACGACGCTTCGGTTTTCCCGACCAGCATTGGCGCCAATCCACAGTTGTCCGTTTATGCCTTAGCTGCGCGAAACAGCACCCGGTTGGCACAGCGTCTACAGAAGTAG
- a CDS encoding coniferyl aldehyde dehydrogenase yields the protein MGASVVQLTESKKHIQHTHRVFEDQKTAFHNNPAPSLTERQENLKRLKQALLTYQDRLLEAIDRDFSCRSRDESLIAEVMPSIQGINYTLKNLEGWMKPSRRHVSMMFQPASNKVCYQPKGVVGVIVPWNYPLYLAVGPLVASLAAGNRTMIKMSEFTPHTSALFKELIEVTFPEDLVSVINGEADVAADFSSRPFDHMLFTGSTSVGKLVMRAASENLTPVTLELGGKSPAIVSPDVPIEDAAQRIAFGKAFNAGQTCVAPDYVLCPADRTQAFVEEFRAQFSQMYPSLRDNDDYTAIINERQYTRLQGYLEDAKAKGAELIELNPAQENMGDGTHKMPLTLVLNTTPDMKLMQDEIFGPILPVVSYGNLNEAIQYVNDRPRPLALYFFGYDRSQQQQMIDNTLSGGMCINDSLMHVAQDDLPFGGVGDSGMGHYHGKEGFLTFSHQRAIFSKQKFNSGKLVYPPYGKAAHKMVYKLFIR from the coding sequence ATGGGTGCCAGCGTTGTTCAGCTCACAGAGAGCAAAAAACATATTCAGCATACTCATCGGGTGTTCGAGGATCAGAAGACGGCGTTTCACAATAACCCGGCGCCATCACTGACCGAACGCCAGGAAAACTTGAAGCGCCTCAAACAGGCACTACTGACCTACCAAGATCGCCTTCTGGAAGCCATTGATCGGGATTTCTCATGCCGCTCACGAGATGAATCCCTGATCGCAGAAGTGATGCCTTCTATCCAGGGGATCAATTACACCCTGAAAAACCTTGAAGGCTGGATGAAGCCTTCTCGCCGGCACGTTTCCATGATGTTCCAACCCGCCAGCAACAAGGTTTGCTACCAGCCAAAAGGCGTTGTAGGGGTAATCGTGCCCTGGAACTATCCGCTTTACTTGGCCGTTGGGCCGCTCGTTGCCTCCCTTGCTGCAGGCAACCGCACCATGATTAAAATGTCTGAGTTCACGCCTCACACCTCCGCACTGTTTAAAGAGCTTATTGAGGTTACGTTCCCGGAAGATCTGGTATCGGTTATCAATGGCGAAGCCGATGTTGCGGCGGACTTTTCCTCGCGGCCGTTCGATCACATGTTGTTCACCGGCTCCACATCCGTTGGCAAACTAGTGATGCGAGCAGCTTCCGAGAACTTAACACCGGTTACGCTGGAACTGGGCGGCAAGTCGCCTGCTATTGTTTCCCCGGATGTCCCCATCGAAGACGCAGCTCAGCGCATTGCATTTGGCAAGGCGTTCAACGCCGGCCAGACCTGCGTGGCGCCAGATTATGTGCTCTGCCCTGCTGATCGCACTCAAGCCTTCGTAGAGGAATTCCGCGCGCAATTCTCGCAGATGTACCCTTCGCTGCGCGACAACGACGACTACACCGCTATTATTAATGAGCGTCAGTACACCCGCCTGCAAGGCTATCTAGAAGATGCCAAGGCCAAGGGAGCCGAACTTATCGAGCTCAATCCGGCACAGGAAAACATGGGCGACGGCACCCACAAGATGCCGCTGACACTGGTGCTGAACACCACACCGGATATGAAGCTCATGCAAGATGAGATCTTCGGCCCTATCCTGCCAGTTGTGAGCTACGGCAATCTCAACGAGGCAATCCAATACGTTAACGATCGCCCGCGCCCGTTGGCACTGTACTTTTTCGGGTACGACCGCAGCCAGCAGCAACAGATGATCGACAACACGCTTTCGGGGGGCATGTGCATTAACGATTCACTGATGCACGTGGCTCAGGATGATCTGCCTTTCGGTGGCGTAGGCGATTCTGGCATGGGCCACTATCATGGCAAGGAAGGCTTCCTTACCTTCTCGCACCAACGTGCCATTTTTTCCAAGCAGAAGTTCAACAGCGGCAAGCTTGTCTATCCTCCTTATGGGAAAGCTGCGCACAAGATGGTTTACAAGCTGTTTATTCGCTGA
- a CDS encoding TetR/AcrR family transcriptional regulator, whose translation MKTRDKILLSSLELFNEQGERNVTTNHIAAHLAISPGNLYYHFRNKSDIIYEIFQEYEKLVDFYLDIPDNRPMTLDDMTFYLESVFDGLWSYRFFHRDLEYLLDRDQRLRGDYREFTNRCLTAISRIFEKLADGGIIEPQPESLRSAMSLNVWMVITNWMAFLKTAHGVKASASLTLRELKQGIYQVLTLEIPYLMPAYREQVMELRERYRPTMPEHEGEHETTVN comes from the coding sequence ATGAAAACGAGAGACAAAATACTGCTGTCCAGCCTCGAGTTGTTTAACGAGCAAGGTGAGCGAAACGTCACAACCAATCATATTGCGGCGCACCTGGCGATTTCGCCAGGCAATCTTTATTACCACTTCCGCAACAAGTCCGACATTATTTACGAGATATTCCAGGAATACGAAAAGCTGGTGGATTTTTATCTGGATATCCCAGATAACCGGCCTATGACGCTGGATGATATGACTTTTTACCTAGAATCGGTATTTGATGGTCTGTGGAGTTACCGGTTCTTCCATCGGGATCTGGAATACCTGCTAGACAGAGATCAGCGCCTGCGCGGTGACTATCGTGAATTCACCAACCGGTGTCTCACGGCTATTAGCCGCATTTTCGAGAAGCTAGCAGATGGCGGCATTATAGAGCCGCAGCCGGAATCTCTCCGGTCGGCCATGTCGCTGAATGTGTGGATGGTGATTACCAACTGGATGGCGTTTCTGAAAACCGCTCATGGGGTCAAAGCATCTGCTAGCCTGACCCTTCGGGAGCTGAAGCAGGGTATCTATCAGGTGCTGACTTTAGAGATTCCGTACCTGATGCCGGCTTACCGTGAGCAGGTTATGGAGCTGCGTGAGCGGTATCGACCAACAATGCCAGAGCACGAGGGTGAGCACGAAACCACCGTGAACTGA